The Psychromonas sp. MME1 genome window below encodes:
- a CDS encoding inovirus-type Gp2 protein yields MSKYKSENPIYRTKNKVFRVNSGKNKPIFTHQMRKIIEQMENTITKHSRTFIVVFDLRVATFSSDNNGLKILLSKLRFYLRRYYNIKRLGYTWCREQYKSSKQHYHMALMLDGSKIQYPHKLLKTISSMWHDITDGGHLYTPKNCYYMIKRGDPSFEETKAEAIYRLSYQAKVKTKEKNTASTNDYGTSQLKQNK; encoded by the coding sequence ATGTCAAAATATAAAAGTGAAAACCCCATATACAGAACCAAAAACAAAGTGTTTAGAGTAAATAGCGGTAAGAACAAGCCTATTTTTACACATCAAATGAGGAAGATTATTGAGCAAATGGAAAATACTATCACTAAGCATAGTCGAACATTTATTGTCGTATTTGATTTACGAGTTGCCACTTTTTCGTCTGATAACAACGGTCTAAAAATATTATTGAGTAAACTGCGCTTTTACTTAAGACGCTATTACAACATAAAAAGACTAGGTTACACATGGTGTCGAGAACAATATAAATCATCGAAGCAACATTATCATATGGCATTAATGCTTGATGGTTCAAAAATACAATACCCCCACAAACTACTTAAAACAATAAGCAGTATGTGGCATGACATAACAGATGGCGGTCATTTATATACCCCAAAAAATTGTTACTACATGATAAAAAGAGGAGATCCATCATTTGAAGAAACTAAAGCCGAAGCAATTTATCGATTATCGTATCAAGCAAAAGTAAAAACAAAAGAAAAAAACACAGCAAGTACAAATGACTATGGCACGAGTCAATTGAAGCAAAACAAGTAA
- a CDS encoding AlpA family phage regulatory protein produces the protein MKVLSTAEVCQITGRPYSTIYRWWKIKKVFPKPILHHERAVGWRQEDVAEWMRGKQPMR, from the coding sequence ATGAAAGTATTATCAACGGCAGAAGTCTGTCAAATAACAGGCCGTCCATACAGCACGATATATCGATGGTGGAAAATTAAGAAGGTTTTCCCAAAACCAATATTACACCACGAGCGAGCTGTTGGGTGGCGTCAAGAGGATGTTGCAGAATGGATGCGAGGTAAACAACCTATGCGTTAA